The Vitis vinifera cultivar Pinot Noir 40024 chromosome 1, ASM3070453v1 DNA segment TAGTTGTGGTTTCTAGTTTGATACAAGCAAGCTATTAGTAGTTGGAAATAGGCTTGTTTGCCTTCAATCTGTAAATTCTGTAATTTTGTACTAGTCAGCGAATAATTCTGTTTTGGTAGTATGTTAAAGAATAAATCTTTTAGGTCATGTTCAGATGGAGTGCCAAATGAAAGAGATGTATGTATGACATTTCATTCCCATTCCCCAGCGCCCCAACCCATAAAAGCACATTATTCGAAATAAAGCATATCTTTTGactaaataaattttgttatctAATTCTGATTCCTCTCAAATTTGACTTTTCCTCCAACCACAAAAAATGAGGGTGTTTGGGCTGAGCTGGAGCCCAAACCTTACAAATGTGGTATCGGCCAACCCTTGTGGCcacttttccttttgttaaaggagtgatttataataaatttaaagtatcataaaatatataattaatgactcgtgaataaaaataataaaatataatattaattatagatttcaaaatttgtcttaattttatttttacattaattttaaatttaattttatcaataaatttaaatcCTTAATAcaactaaattttaaatttttttatttactaatatCCTTTaacttttagtttttattattttatattttattttatttattattataattatatcatattttattttattttatttctctcttcttttcttctcatttcttcattttcttttcattttttatttttcttttctttttcttcttttttcctctctcctttttCTTCCCTCTAATCCCACCTAACCCCCCCTCTTTCTCCCATTTCCAAGACCACCGACCCCCCTCTCCTGACttccccttttcttttagttcttttttatttctttttttttcctacccactttttcattattttccctccaatttttttcttctcccagCAGCCCCTTCCACACACTCCACGACtcccattttatttattgtgaactttatatatttttagatatttatatttgaattatttttatttttgtatgggTTCATTCTACAATTTTATTGATGGAGTGCAAATTTATTACATGAGAAGTATGAAATTTCTTGAGAGAAAGTAAGACTCGAAAAGTCATAAATGGAGCATTGAACTTGTCATAAGCTTGTTTggatacattttatttttcattactatttggttttattttgattagtttgtataaatatttgtttatatatatttactctTTGTGTACATATTGAACaaaccaaaaattttatttgaataagagGTACAATTCaagtaaacatgttttaataacataatagttgagaaattattctttttaataaaagtaagttttttttaataaaaatccataaaagtgtttttaggaaaatctagaaaatcatttttaataaaattcaaaaaatttgtttctagtaataattgtttgaaaattgttttgtaaataaagttgtcccaaaaattaatttttaataaaattgtttaaaaatgtttttttaaataaattattttccttaattaaaataggattaaaagtaatttttagaaataaggatttaatttttttctttttaattaaaaattattttgcaaataaagtcatatttttttaaataatttgtataagtcactttccttaaatgaaaataaaaggaaaataaattgaaatacttttttaaataaaattgtaaaaattcattcatttttagtaaaagcaagtaaaaataatttttgtatccaaattgaaattttataataattttttttgtacaataagtgtaaataatttttttgaaaatggaatacaaatgaaattgagaaaataaattgactttttttttaaataaaaaattgaaatcattaattcaaaatcgtttttaataaaatcttttgaaatttttgaaaactaatttttttaatatctttttatttagtttaataaatcattttagataattctattgttatttattttgttcattcttgtaatttgattttttatcatGATTTGTACGTACTCATTTATGAGATTCTTTTTCTTGGTAGttataactaattaattaattgtcacaatttccTATAATTCGTTTAAAAAATACGATACATATATGGGCTTAAAGAGATGTTATGACTCACCatcataccttcccaataggtaatctGACCCCAAAACTAAACTCGATTTTTTACAaacctgtttttcctttcaGGAGCCATATTTagagtttttatttcttattttattttttccctttaaaaataaaacaaaaataagttgtgactccaagttttttttttataaatcatattttttaccaaataaataaaaagcaaatcTCACTATCCTGTGTGAACGCATGTGAAAGATATATGTccataatatattatatatattttcaacaattaaacattataattttgttacttaataaaataaaaatatttaaatatttttcttttatttttaatttattaatataaaagataaaatgataacaaaattttaaaatcgtttataatattaattttttataattattttaaattttaataacatgtaaattatatatttagaatgttttgattggatttgattatgaaaatattgaattttgtgGGCTATACTTGAATCGGTGGCTCGAATAATTGATTGATATTTATATTGATACAACATATATAGCAAAGATACATCTTATTTAAATGTGATATATTGAGATTAATTAGTAGTCATACGCAGTCTTATTCGGCTCGCGCTTCATGCTCGTCTCCTTTTGCTAGTTCATAATCATGGGCTAGAGTCATCAATTTTTCCTGTGAGCCTCGATCTTCTTCTGGAGTTCTTCCTTCTTGGCTCCCACCACTTTATCAACTTCTGTTCCTCTCTTGATCAGTAAGAATGTTGGCATTCCCTGCACTCCAAATTCTTGAGCCACATCCtgtttttcatttactagtCGTAAGCATCCCCATGCCCAGTATGCGgtgaagaaacaaaagaaagagcagaaaggaaaagaaaatttatcaaacacgTCCTAGAAAATGAAGAGAGCAATACCGACAACTCGTCCACATCAATCTTGACGAACTCCACGTCTGTATATTTCTCAGCAAACTCATTAATGACGGGTTCCATGAATCGGCAAGGTCCACACCATGTAGCCGAGAAATCGATAACCATCTTCAACGCAAAATTTAAACATCAAGAGAGTAAAAAATATGGCCACATGCCCATATGCTGAGCATGCAGTATATAGAGATAATAGTGATTGTTGTGTTACCAGTTTGCCAGTGCTTTTGGCTTCTTCAAAATGTATCTTCCATGATGCTGAGGAATTGAAGGTGAGGACACGAGATGACTTTGAAGAAGACGAGTGGCTGGCTcccattttcttcctctttttggaGACTGCTGGCAAACCAGAGCCAATCGTATTTGAAACACACAGCTGCCCTGCTGTGGATATATTTTTGGTGGAAGATGTTTGGCGTGATTTATGGGAGATGGCGTGAACGCCTTTTTATATgggttgatgatgatgatgatgatgatgatgatatagtAGGAAAGTTCATTCAGA contains these protein-coding regions:
- the LOC100246832 gene encoding thioredoxin H2; protein product: MGASHSSSSKSSRVLTFNSSASWKIHFEEAKSTGKLMVIDFSATWCGPCRFMEPVINEFAEKYTDVEFVKIDVDELSDVAQEFGVQGMPTFLLIKRGTEVDKVVGAKKEELQKKIEAHRKN